From the genome of Paracidovorax avenae:
GCGGGGCGCGTCCGCCAGCCTGCTGCCAGGGGCACGCTGCGCCATCGATGCGGGCAGGTACACCCCGTCGTTCAGCACGGTCCGGATCGCCTGCTCGAACACGCCGGCATCTCCCACCGCCTTCGTGATGTACCCGGAAGCCCCCTTGGCGATGCACGCCAGGACGGTGGAGCGGTCGTCGTCGCCGGACAGCATGATCGCCCTGCAGGGCATTTCGCGCTCCCTCACGTACTGCAGGAGGTCCATACCCGTCTGCGCGCCACCCAGGTCTATATCGATGAAGACGAAGGCGAAGGCCGTGCCGTCCAGCCGCGCCCGGGCCCCCTCGTAGGAACTCTCCTCGTGGATGCGCGATCGCGGCGCTGCCTTCTCCAGCAGCGAGCGCATGCCGGCGCGGACCAGCCCCTGGTCTTCGACGATCAGCACGTCCGAGCCCCACGCCTGTGCAGAGCCTGGCTCCGTGCTTTCCCGGCGGACCGTGCCGGACGCCGCGGGGTGGACCCATCCGTTCCAGACATCGATACTCATTAAAAAAATGATTTATTTGAAATAAAATAACATTATAAATGATAAAAAATTCTAAGTAGAAATCCCGTCCCCCCATCAGGTCGCCCGTGGACATGGCAGCCAGGCATGCTGGACCATCGAGGCGGATCCGGCCATCCGACAGATGTCGGCAGGGTGTGATTTCGTATCGCTGGCGGCACACCGCAGCGGCGGCGGTTGAAGTACCCGGCCGTTTCTTGGTCCAATCGACAGCCGTATGCACAGCACCGCGAGCCAGCTTCCCGGGCCACCGCCAAACCCATGCCCCTGACCGGTCCCCATTTCACCCAGCCGCCCACCGCGCTGGAGGCGCGCGCCGTTGCCCAGGCCGTGATGCGCCAGATCCAGCCGGGCAGCATGCAATTCCAGGTGTTCAGCCTGTGCCTGCTCCTGATCAGCGTGGCGCTGTGCCTGCACGCCGGACTGCCCAGGCGGCCGGACCTGCTGCCGTTGCTGGCGCTGACGGGCCTGGGGCTTTCCGCTGCCATCTACCTGGCCGCGCCCGGGCGCGGCCAGTTCGCCTTCAACTGCAGCGGCTTCATGCACGGCGTCTTCACCGCCCTGGCCTTCCGCTTCCTGGCCGACGCGCTGCCCAACTGGAACTTCTGGGTTCTTCCGCTCTGCCTGCTGCTGACGTTCACGGCCGCCATCGTCTACACGGGCTTCTGGCGCCACCTCGGCTACAACCTCATCTGCTGGGCCATCCTGACCCGCATGGGCTCGGTGGACAGCGGCGAGCAGGGCCAGGCACCGCTGCTCATCCTGCTGATGGTGATCGGCATCGGCCTGGCATCGTCGGTGTGCTTCTTCATCGACCACTCGCGGCGCACGAACGCCCTGCTCACCCTGCGGCTCGAACGGCTCGCCAACTACGACGCACTGACCGGCATGCGCAACCGCCGCTCGTTCCTGGAAGCGGTCGGCTCGGCGATTGCCGCGGCCGCCCCGGGCGACGCCGATGGCGGCAGCAGTGCCGGCAGGATCCACTTCGCGCTGCTCGACATCGACGACTTCAAGCGCATCAACGACACGCTGGGCCACGGAGCCGGCGACCTCGCGCTGCAGCGGGTGGCCAGCGCCATCATGGCCCAGTGCGGCGCCCGCCCCTGCGGGCGCATGGGCGGCGAAGAATTCGGCATCCTGCTGGCCGGCATGGTCACCGCCGAGGCCGAAACCTTCCTGGACGGCCTGGTCGCCGCAGTGCGCGACAGTGGCCAGGACGGCACGGCCACAACCGCCAGCATCGGAATCGCCACCCTGCAGGGCAGCGAGACACTGTCGGAATTCCTGCGGCGTGCGGACGATGCGCTCTACGACGCCAAGCGCGCAGGCAAGAATCGCTGGTGCGCCGCGCACTGGCCGCCGGCACCCGCATGCCCGTCCGGCCCTCCTGTTTCCGGGAAGACCGGCCGGGCGGCGGCTCAGTCTCCCAGTTCCACCACCTGGTTCCACGGCACGCCGCCCAGCGTGCCGTAGTGCGCCACCACCACGGCGGTGCCATGGCGAGAGCCCGCGGATGCAGTGCAGGCCACGGCTTCCGAGAGACATCGGCGCAGGTATTCCACGGACGGGCGGTCCAGCCCCGCGACCGGCTCGTCCACCAGCACGAGCGCCGCGCCGCTGGCGAAACCGGCTGCCAGCAGGACCTTGCGGCGCGTCCCGGTGGACAGTTGCTCCATCCGCTTGCCCGCATGCCCGGCCAGGCCGAAACCCTCGATGTGCAGCGCCAGCGCCTGCGCGCTCCAGTCCGGCCAGCGCCGTGCCTGCCCGGCCCACCAATCCACCGGTGTCTCTTGTTCGCCGGGCAGTTCCGGCCCATCGCCCCGGGGATCGGCCCAGAAAATACTGCCGCCGCTCGCCGACACGCGCCCTGCCTGTGGACGCAGCGCACCCGCGATGATCCGCAGCAGGGTGGTCTTGCCGCGGCCGTCGCCGCCCCGCAGCAGCGTGGCGCCCGGCCCGATGCGCAGGTCCATGCCTTCGAAGAGCGGCCCGGCAGCACCCGGCGGTGTATGGCGCAGGCCCAGGCTTTCCCACAGGACGGGCATGGCGGACGGGGCGGCGGCTCGGGGCGGGTCGGACGGAGGGACGGTCATGGGCAAGGCAGATGCGGCACAAGGGAGCGGTCGGCCTACATTCTGTGGCAATCTGCAGGATGCACTCGCCGACAATCGGCGCCGTGCACTGCCTGCCCTGGCAGGCCGTGTCCGCCATGCATCCTTCCACTGTCCAGCCCATCCACTTCCGGCCCATGATCCTGCGTTACCTCGATTTCGACTACAGCGAAGACGGCGAAGGCGGCGGCACCTGGGACGCCATGGCCAGCGTTACCGGGGAGCACGTGGACGCGCTGCATGCGGAAATCGCTGCCGTGCTGGACTGGGCCCATGGGCGGTTCGGCAGCCAGCGCGGCCCCGTCGAAGAAGACGGGGAATGGGATTACGACCTGCAGGCCGTGGAAGAAACCTCCACCGGGCAGTCGCTGCGCTACGACGAGGAGCAGCGCCGCGTGGTGGCCGAGCCGGGCGCCACGGGTGCACCGCGCCACACCGTCACCCTCTCGCTCTGCGGCACGCAGGCCTTCTGCGAGGCATTCCGCGCGCGTTTCGGGCTGGAGTAGCTCTTTCTGCCTTGCGCCAAGGCCGGCGCTCCCGGCACCCGCCGGCTATACGGCGTCCACCACCGCCAGGACGACGGCCGACTCGTCCACCGACATCACCACGCGCCGGCCCGCGCGCAGGCCGGACCCGGGCTCCGCGAAGCCCACCATGCGGACGCCGGCATCGAGTTCGGCGGATACCTCGTCCCCCTGCGCACCGCCGCGCGACAGGCGCGCCACCCGGCCTGACCACGCGTTGGAAGGCCCTTCTTCAGGCACGCGCCGGGCAGTGGTGCGAACGGGCTGTGCGGGCTCCACGCGCACGGCCGTGGCCTTGCACAGCGCCAGCACCGCGGCGCCCGGCTGCAGGCCGAGCAGTTCGGCACTCTCGCGGGTGATGCGGGCACACAGTCGCAAGCCCCCCTCCGGCGCCTTCGCGCCCTGCCCCGCTGCGGACTCGCCCCGCAGCCACACCCGCACCACAGGGCCCATCGGCTCCAGCGCCTGCACCATGCAGGGCCACTGGTTGCGCATGCTGGTACGCAGCGCCAGGCCCGCGGCCGGACGCACGGCGCGGGCCTGGCCGGCCTGCCCCCCCGAGGGTGACGCCTGCGCCCCGGACGCACCGGCGTTGGCCAGTATCCCGGCACGCGCCTGCGCCAGCGCATCCGCCGTGCGCAGCAGCGCGTGCCCGGCCTCGGTCAGCCGCGCGCCGCCGCCACCGGCCCCGCCCACCGCACGCTCCACCAGGGGCACGCCGGCCAGATTGGTGAGGGTGTCCACCGCCTGCCAGGCGGCCTTGTAGCTCACGCCCACCACGCGGGCCGCCTGCGAAATCGAGCCGCCGGCCCCGATCTCGCGCAGCACCGCCACCCGCCGGTCGGCCGGGCCATGGGCCAGCGCATCGGACAGGGCGGCCGGCGCCATGGGGGCGTTGCGGGAGGGACTCGGGGGACGGACGGCACGGGAAGGCATGGGCCGATGATGCCGCAGCGGACATGCTTACATGCCGACACACAAACCCTCCCATTGGATGATGCCCGCCAAGGCCGATCCTCCCTAGCATCTCCGACCTTTGGGCGGCCCAGGGCCCCCTCCAGGAAAGAAAACACCCATATGAGCGGCAAACCCGCGGCCCGGCAGGGCGACATGACGCAAAAGGGAGGCCCGATCGTCCAGGGCTCGGCGACGGTGCTGATCGGCTCGGCCGGGGGCGTGGCGTGCTCGGTGTGCCCCGGTGGCATGGCGGTGGGCAACCCGGTGAACCCGGCGCTGGGCGCGAAGGTGCTGACGGGGGCGGATGAACTGGACTTCGCGCTGCCCGGGCCGCTGCCGCTGGCGTGGCAGCGGGTGTACAGCAGCTATGTGAATGCGGAGCATGGCGCGGCATGTGGGTTGCTGGGGTATGGCTGGAAGCTGCCGCTGGAACTGCGGTTGCGGCTGGAGTCGGACCGGGTGGTGCTCTTCGATGCCTCGGGGCGGGCGATCACGTTCGAGGAGGAGTTGCTGCCGGGGCAGGCTCTGTACAGCAGCAGCGAGGACCTGTGGCTGTTGCGGGGCGGTGGCGTGGCAGCCGACACTCCAGCCATCACAGCCTCCACCCCGGAGGCATCCACCTCCACAGTCCCATCTTCCACACCGGCCGAACTGCTGGCGTGGGCGCAGCAACCCCGGTGGTCGCATATACCGGCAGTGCTGCGTGCGGACCCGGGATGCGTGATCGCCGTGCCGGGCGCGGGCGGGGCAGGCGCTCCGGCCTGGATGTTCCTGCCGGCGGGCATATCGGGTGACCATGTCCTGCACGCCGTGATCGACCGCTTCGGCCGCAGCCAGCGCTACCAGTGGGGCGTGGAAGGTGAACAGCAGGGCCGTGTCGTAGGCATCACCGATGGCACCGGGCGCCGCAATGCACTGCATTACGAGCGCATTGCGCAGGATGCCGGGACAGCACAGACAAGTGCCCATCCCCTGCTGCAACACGACGACGGCGTAAGGCTGGTGGGCGTGGACTGCACGCTCAACCCGCTCGACCCGGGCGTGGTACCCGGCACCGCACCACGCCCACAACCCCTGGTGGGCTACCGCTACGACAGCGCAGGCAACCTGGCCGAGGTCCTGGGTGCGGACGGCACCGTGCTGCGCCGCTTCGGCTACGACGCGCTGCACCGCATGACGGAGCACCAGGTGCGCCAGGGCCCGAAGCACCGCTACGTCTATGAGGACCAGACCGCGCAGGGCCGTCGCCAGGGGTTGGCGGCCCGCCCGGGCGCCCGCGTGGCCGAGCAGCACAACGAAGAGGGGCTGTCGTACTTCTTCGCGTACAGCGAAGCGCCTGCCAGTGCCGGCGAAGGTCCGGCGGCCCTGGCGCGCAGCAGCACGGTGGTGTGTGACAGCCTGGGTCGCACGACGGCTTACCACTTCGAGGGTGAAGGCGGCCTCAAGCGACTGGTGCGCCTGGTGGCCCCGGATGGGGCCGAACAAGGATTCCGATACGACAGCGCCGGCCGGCGTCTCTCGGCCACCGATGCGCTGGGCCGCACCACGTGGTGGCGCTACGACGGCGCGGGCCGGCTGCTGGGCGTGCAGGGCCCGGATGGCCGGAGCACGCAACAGCACTGGGGCGCGGCGGGCAGCGCGCAGGACGGTCTGCTGCTGGCCAGCCAGGACGCAGCAGGGCTGCGCACGGACTTCCGCTACGACGCCTGGGGCCGACTGGTGGAGGTGGCGATGGCTCCAGCCGGGGGCGGAGCGACCGACACCCCATCCCTCACCACCCGCTTCGAATACGAACAACCCCAGGAAGATGCCGCTAGCGGCACCGTAGGCTTCCCTCTCCACACGCTCGCCTGGTGCGACCAGCCCGTGGCGATGATCGATGCCCAGGGCGGGCGCAGCCTCTACGCCTACAACGCCTGCGGCCAGCTCGCGCGGCACACCGACTGCTCCGGCCGCAGCCAGTCCTGGCGCCACGGCGCCTGGGGCGAGGTAGTGGAGGCGACGGACGCGCTGGGCCAGCGCACCCGGCTGCACCACGCGATGCAGCAAGGCGCACTGCGGCTGGTGGGCGTGCAGCAGCCGGGCAACACGGCGGTGCGCTACCGCTGGTCGTCCGCCGGCATGCTGGAGGCGACCACCTACGGCACGCACGACGTGCTGGAAGGCACGGGCGAGCCCGCGGGCACCAGCACGACGGTCGCCTACCGGCACGACCTCTGGGGCCGGGTGGTGGAGCAGATGCAGGCGGGCCGGGGCGTGCAGCTGCGCTACGACGTGGCCGGGCGGCTGCAGGAGCTCGTCAACGAGAACGGCGACGTGACGCGCTTCGTGCACGATGCGGCCGACCGGCTGGTGCAGGAAGTGGGCTTCGACGGGCGCAGCCAGGTGTATGGCTACGACGCGGCGGGCCAGCTCACGCACACGGGCGACGGGCATGGCGAAGGCCACCATCCGGGCGCGGCGGCACGGCCGGAACTGGGGGCGGTGGTCCGCACGCGGCTGCACTACGACCTGGGTGGCCGGCTGGTGGCGCGCGTGGTCGTGCGGCTGCCGGCAGCGGGTGCATTGGCCGGTGCTGGTGTCGGCGTTGGAGGCGATGCCGCAGTCGAGGCCACCGACAACCCCGCGGCTGAACCGCACGCCGTGCTGCAGATCCAGCGCTTCGAGCACACCCCGGCCGGAACACTGCTGCAGACGCGGACTTGGGAAGCCGAGTTGCCGCACGGGTTCGAGCCCATGGCCCTGCCGATGGCCTTGTCTGCCGGCTCCGCTCTCCCTGGCGCTGCAACGGACCGTCCCATGCCCCTGGCCGAACGCTGGCTGGCGCTGGAAACGCAGGCACTGTTGTCCTTGCTGGACCGCCCCGGCGATCCCGCCCAGGCCCCGCTGGCCGCCGCGCTGCAGGCGCAGCGGCTGCAACCCGATGCCCGCGTGGCGCTGGCACGCGATGCCTTCGGGCGCGTGTGCGGAGAGACGCAGACGCTGTACCGGCAGGCCACGCAGCCGCAGGCACCCCATGCCGGTGGCGAGCCGCCCGTGGAGTTCGAGCACACGATCACCCACACCCTGGGCCCGCTGGGCCAGCGCACGGCCACGCAGGCGCAAGGCCTGGGCACGCTGCAGTGGCTGGCCTACGGATCGGGCCACGTACACGGGCTGCTGCTGGACGGCCAGCCGCTGGTGGACTGGGAGCGCGATGCGATGCACCGCGAGGTGGGGCGCACGCTGCACGTGCTCGAAGGCCAGGACAACGCAGACCTGCCGGCGATCGTGCATGCGCGCCAACTCGACCCGATGGGCCGCATGCTGCACCAGGACTGGCGGGGCCTGCGCCATGCGGCGCCGGTGGTTCCTGCGGACCCGGCCAACGCATCCGATACGGGCCCTTCGTCGGCTGCGGGCCGCATCGCCCCGGCCCTGGGGCCCCTCTCCACGCTCGCCCAGCGCCGCTACTGGTATGACCCGCTGGGCCAACTGGTGGGGGTGCAGACGCCGGGCGAGGCCACGCGCTACGCCTACGACGCCTGGCAGCGCCTGAGCGGGCTGCACCGCGCAGGCCAGGGCTCGCCGGAAGTGCAGGCGCACTGGACGCTGGACGCGGCGGGCAACCGCCTGCCCGCGCCCCTGGAGGCTCGCGCGGCCGGGCCCTCCAGCGCCGAGCGGCAGGACTGGGCGCGGCAGGTGCGCGAGAACCTGCACGATGCGGACTTCGACCTGCTGCGCGCGGGCGACGGGCCTGGCGAGGGTGCAGGCCCGGTCACGCGCTGGCCGGGCAACCGCATCGGATGGAACACGCCCGAGCCGGATGCCGATGGCACCAGCAGCGATGGCAGCGACGGCAGCGACGGCAGCGACGGCAAGGGCATCCTGATCCGCTACCGCTACGACGCCTTCGGCAACCGGGTGCAGGCGCTGCACACCGACGGCCGGGCGCAGCGGCTGCGCTACGACGCGCTGCACCGGCTGCGCGAGGTCTGGCAGCGCGAGGCAGCCGGTGGCGCCTGGCAGCGGGTGGCCTGCTACCGCTACGACCCCTTCGGGCGGCGGCTCGCAAAGACCGTCTTCGGCCATGGCAACAGCCACAACGCAGCCGCATCGGATTCCGCAATCGCCACCTACGCCGGCTGGGACGGCGACCGCCTCGTGCACAACGAAGGCCCGCAGGGGCTGCAGCACGTGCTCTACGAGCCCGGCTCCTTCGCGCCGCTGCTGCGCCTGGAGCGCGAGCAGGCCATTCCCACGGCCATGCAGGCCATGCTCGCCATGGAGGGAAGCGAAGGAAAGGACGATGTCGGCCACGCCGATGGCCTGGGCGAAGCGCAGGCGTTCTTCGCGGCGCTGCCGCCATCGCAGCGCGGCATGCTGCAGGACGCCCTGCACGGCGCGATGGGGCCGGACCGCGAGGCACTGATCGCGCGCATGCAGGGCATGCTCCCCGCCGAGGTGGCCACGCTGCTGGCATCCGGACTGCAGGAGGTCGGCAGGCGCCGGCAGTCCGCCGCCCGGTCCGCGCCCACACGCATACGCCATTTCCTGTGCGACCACCTGGGCACACCCATCGCTTTGGTGGACGCCAACGGCCCGCAGGCGGGCCTGGTCACCTGGGCCGCGACCTATCACGCCTGGGGCACCGTGCGCGAGGAATACGACCCGCACGGCATCGGCCAGCCCATCCGCTTCCAGGGCCAGCACCTCGATGCCGAGACAGGGCTGCACTACAACCGGTTCCGGTACTACGACCCCCTGTTGGGGCAGTATGTAACCCAGGATCCGATAGGGCTGGAAGGTGGATTGCATTCGTCGATCTACCCGCTGTCTCCAACAACGGAAATCGATCCGCTCGGCCTGTTGGCATCGTCAACGGTCGATATGAATTTCTTTCCACACAATGAACCCATCCGGTCCGCCGCAAACAAGATCCGTGGTTCCGACACCCTGTACCTCATCGCCGGGCACGGAAACAGGCATGGTCTGCATGACGAACATGGCAAACTCATCCCGGTTGACAAGCTGGCTCAGATGATCCGCCGCGATCCGAATTACAAGCCGGGCATGCCCATCGCATTGCTTTCCTGCAATACCGGATGGAAGAACAGTGCCTACGCACAGGGGCTGGCCAACGCCATGAAGGCGATTGTCGTGGCACCAGACCAATACGTCTGGTACGACCTACAAACAGGGCGCATGACGGAAATGGGGGGGAACATCATCACCACGCATAGTTTCGGCTTCGAATTCCAGAAGTTGGTGAAAGACCCGTCCCGGCCAGGCAAATACAACGCGTTCTTTCCGGAGCGTGCCTCACAGCCCCAGCTTTGACGGCCGCCGTACCAATGCTCCCGCGCCGACCTCCGTTGACGCCCGCCTATACTCACCGCTATTCACCCAAGGAATAGCGAAATGCCTCCCTCGTCCGTCTTCCGCCCTGCCGCCCGCAACCGCGCCCGTGTGGGCGCCCTGCTGGCCACCGCGGTCCTCACCCTGGCCTGCACCACCGCCCGCGCGGGCGAGGTGCCGGTGGCCGTGGCGGCGAACTTCACGGCACCGATGCAGAAGATCGCCGCCGCGTTCGAGCAGGACACGGGCCACAAGGCGGTGCTGTCGTTCGGCGCGACCGGCAAGTTCTACGCCCAGATCCGCAACGGCGCGCCGTTCCAGGTCTTCCTGGCGGCGGACGACACCACGCCCCGGCGCGTGGAGAGCGAAGGCCTGGGCGTGCAGGGCTCGCGCTTCACCTATGCCGTCGGCAGGCTCGTGCTGTGGAGCCCCCGCGAGAACTACGTGGACAGCCAGGGGCAGGTGCTGCGCACGGGTGACTTCACGCACCTGTCGATCGCCAACCCCAAGCTGGCGCCCTACGGCCTGGCCGCCGTGCAGACGCTGGAGAAATTGGGTCTCTCCGATGCGCTCAAGCCCCGGCTGGTGACGGGCGAGAACATCGCCCAGGCCTACCAGTTCGTGGCCAGCGGCAATGCGCAGCTGGGCTTCGTCGCGCTGTCGCAGGTAATGGAGGACGGCCGCATCGCCAAGGGCTCGGCCTGGCAGGTGCCGGATGCGATGCACGAACCCATCCGCCAGGATGCGGTGCTGCTCGCCACCGGCAAGGACAACGCGGCTGCCACGGCGCTGATGCAGTACCTGCGCGGCGACAAGGCGCGCGAGATCATCCGCCGCTACGGCTACGGCTTCTGACGCCGGGCCATGCCGCTGTCGTCCGAAGACCTCGCCGCCATCGGGCTGACGCTGCGGCTGGCGGGACTCACCACGCTGCTGTTGCTCGTGCTGTGCACGCCGCTCGCGTGGTGGCTGGCACGCACGCGCTCGCGATGGCGCGGCCCGGTGTCCGCCGTGGTGGCGCTGCCGCTGGTGCTGCCGCCCACGGTGATCGGCTTCTACCTGTTGCTGCTGCTCGGGCCGCACGGGGCGGTCGGCCGGCTGATGCAGTCGCTGGGACTGGCCACGCTGCCGTTCACCTTCGGCGGGCTGCTGGTGGGCTCGCTCGTGTATTCCCTGCCCTTCGCCGTGCAACCCCTGCAGCGCGCGTTCGAGGCCGTGGGCGACCGACCGATGGAGGCCGCGGCGCTGCTGGGTGCGGGGCCGCTGGACCGGTTCTTCACCGTGGCGCTGCCGCTGGCGCGGAGCGGCTTCCTGACCGCGGGGGTGCTGAGCTTCGCCCACACGGTGGGTGAGTTCGGCGTGGTGCTCATGCTGGGCGGAAATATTCCCGGGGTGACGCGCGTGGTATCGGTGCAGATTTATGACCACGTGGAAGCGCTGGAGTACGTCCAGGCCCACTGGCTCGCGGGCGCCATGGTGGCCTTCTCGTTCGCGGTGCTGCTGGCGCTGCATGCCCTGCAGCCCGCGCGGAGGCGCGCATGAAGGCCTCGGCCCTGCCCCCGGTCGCCGGCGACGCCATCGAGGTGCAGTTGCGCCTGCCGCGGCCCGGCCGCTTCACCCTGGAAGCGGACCTTCGCCTTCCGGGCCAGGGCATCATCGCGGTGTTCGGCCCGTCCGGATGCGGCAAGACCAGCCTGCTGCGCGCCATGGCGGGGCTGGAGCGCGGCGCCGGACGCGTGGCGGTGCCGGGGGAGGTCTGGCAGGACGACGCCCTTGGCCAATGGCTGCCGCCGCACCGGCGCGCCCTGGGCTATGTCTTCCAGGAGCCAGGGCTTTTCGCGCACCTGGACGTGCGCGGCAACCTGGATTACGGCCTGCGGCGCACGCCGCCCGCGCGGCGGCAGGTGCCGCTGGAGCAGGCGGTGGAGCTGCTGGGCATCGGCCACCTGCTCGGGCGGCGCACCCATGCGCTGTCGGGCGGCGAGCGCCAGCGCGTGGCGATCGCGCGCGCCCTGGCCGCGAGCCCCCGCGTGCTGTTCATGGACGAGCCCCTGGCCGCGCTGGATGCAGAACGCAAGGCCGAGGTCATGCCCTACCTGGAGCGGCTGCAGCGCGAACTCGACATCCCCGTGCTTTACGTGAGCCACGCACTCGACGAAGTGGCACGGCTGGCCTCGCACCTCGTGCTGCTGCGCGAAGGCGCCGTGCTGGCCAGCGGCCCCATCGGCACGCTCATGGCCCGGCCGGACCTGCCGCTGGCGCACGGCGAGTTCGCCGCGACCCTGGCCGAGGGCGTGGCCGACGGCTACGACGCCACCGACCGCATCGCGACCGTACGCCTGCCGGGCGGCCAGGCCCTGCTGCTGGCCGCGGACCGCGCCCTGCCGCCGGGCACGCCGGTGCGGCTGCGCGTGCAGGCGCGCGACGTGAGCCTGGCACTGGCGCCACCGGCAGGGACCAGCGTGCTCAACCTGCTGCCCGCCCGCGTGCTGGCCCTGCACGACGAGCCTGCGGGCCAGGTGCTGGTGGCCCTGGATGCCGGGGGCACGCCACTGCTGGCGCGCATCACCGGGCGGTCAGCGCGCACGCTGGGCCTGGCGCCGGGGTTGCAGGTGGTGGCGCAGGTCAAGGGCGTGGCCCTGCTGGGCTGAAACATGCCCCGCCGCCGGCACAAGGCGATCGGGATCCAGGTGGCCGGGATTCATGGCAGGAATAAATGGAAGCACTGGCGGCAATGCCCGCAAAGCCCGCTCGCGCCATAAGAATTCCGCGCTTTGCCTCCGCGAAGGATTCCCTCCCATGCCCGTTTCCGTTTTCGACATGCAGTCGCTCCAGCATCTCTGGTGCACGGACGAAGTCCGCGCCATCTTCGGCGAGGAGAACCGCGTGCAGAAGTGGCTCGACGTCGAAGCCGCGCTCGCTTCCGCCCAGGCCGACATGGGGATCATTCCCCAGGATGCGGCCCGCGAGATCGCCGACAAGGCCAGGGTCCGGAATATCGACATCGGCAGGATGGCCGCCGATATCCGGCGCATCAAGCATTCGCTGGTCCCCGCGCTGCGGCAGTTGCAGGCCGCGTGCTCCGGCGACCACGGCGAGTGGATCCACTATGGCGCCACGACCCAGGACGTGATCGATACCGGCGTCGCGCTGCAGCTCAAGGAATTCCACGCGGTCGCGCTGCGCGACATGCGGGCCGTGGGGCGGGAACTGGTCCGCCTGGCGGTGGAGCACCGCGACACGCCGATGGCCGGGCGCACGCACGGCGTCCAGGCGCTGCCGATCACCTTCGGCCACAAGTGCGCCGTGTGGCTCGACGAACTCGGCCGCCACCACGAGCGCCTCGTCCAGGCCGCTCCGCGCGTGCTGGTGGGAATGCTGGCCGGAGCGGTGGGAAGCCAGGCCGCCTTCGGCCCGAAGGCCGCGGAACTGGAGGAGCGCGTGCTGCGCAGGTTGGGCCTGGGCGTGCCGCCGATCAGTTGGGCGCCCGCGCGCGACCGCTTCGCGGAGTACGCCAACCTGCTGGCGCTCATCGGCAGCACGCTGTCGAAGATCGGCAACGAGCTTTTCAACATGCAGCGCGACGAGTGCGCCGAAGTGGAGGAAGGCTTCCCCGAGGGCAAGCTGGGATCGTCCACGATGCCCCACAAGCGCAATCCCGTGTCGGCCGAGAACCTCGCCGGGCTCTCGCGCCCGCTGCGCTACAGCGCCGCGATGATGGTCGAGGGCATGGTGCAGGAAAGCGAGCGCGACGGTATCGCCTGGAAGGTGGAATGGAAGGCGCTTCCCGAGGCCTGCATGATCGCCGGGGCGATGCTGTTCCAGGCCAGGCACCTGCTGGAGGGGCTGAAGGTGAATGCCGGCGCGATGGCGGCCAATCTCGGCCGGATGCAGGGCTACCTGCTCTCCGAACGGGTGATGCTCGAGCTCTCCAGCCGCGTGGGCAAGCAGACCGCCCACGAGTGGATCTACGAGGCATCGATGCACGGCATCACCCACAAGCTCGGCTTCGCCGAAGCGATGCGCCACCACGAAAGCCTGGGCCGGCTCCTGACCGAGG
Proteins encoded in this window:
- a CDS encoding response regulator; this translates as MSIDVWNGWVHPAASGTVRRESTEPGSAQAWGSDVLIVEDQGLVRAGMRSLLEKAAPRSRIHEESSYEGARARLDGTAFAFVFIDIDLGGAQTGMDLLQYVREREMPCRAIMLSGDDDRSTVLACIAKGASGYITKAVGDAGVFEQAIRTVLNDGVYLPASMAQRAPGSRLADAPRGGTAESVGLAPRHCEVLYYLCQGLPNKSIANRMGISEGTVRKSYVSDLLRFFGVVRRTELIVEVARRRLKVPPPR
- a CDS encoding diguanylate cyclase domain-containing protein is translated as MPLTGPHFTQPPTALEARAVAQAVMRQIQPGSMQFQVFSLCLLLISVALCLHAGLPRRPDLLPLLALTGLGLSAAIYLAAPGRGQFAFNCSGFMHGVFTALAFRFLADALPNWNFWVLPLCLLLTFTAAIVYTGFWRHLGYNLICWAILTRMGSVDSGEQGQAPLLILLMVIGIGLASSVCFFIDHSRRTNALLTLRLERLANYDALTGMRNRRSFLEAVGSAIAAAAPGDADGGSSAGRIHFALLDIDDFKRINDTLGHGAGDLALQRVASAIMAQCGARPCGRMGGEEFGILLAGMVTAEAETFLDGLVAAVRDSGQDGTATTASIGIATLQGSETLSEFLRRADDALYDAKRAGKNRWCAAHWPPAPACPSGPPVSGKTGRAAAQSPSSTTWFHGTPPSVP
- a CDS encoding ATP-binding cassette domain-containing protein, with the translated sequence MTVPPSDPPRAAAPSAMPVLWESLGLRHTPPGAAGPLFEGMDLRIGPGATLLRGGDGRGKTTLLRIIAGALRPQAGRVSASGGSIFWADPRGDGPELPGEQETPVDWWAGQARRWPDWSAQALALHIEGFGLAGHAGKRMEQLSTGTRRKVLLAAGFASGAALVLVDEPVAGLDRPSVEYLRRCLSEAVACTASAGSRHGTAVVVAHYGTLGGVPWNQVVELGD
- a CDS encoding VCBS domain-containing protein, with amino-acid sequence MILRYLDFDYSEDGEGGGTWDAMASVTGEHVDALHAEIAAVLDWAHGRFGSQRGPVEEDGEWDYDLQAVEETSTGQSLRYDEEQRRVVAEPGATGAPRHTVTLSLCGTQAFCEAFRARFGLE
- a CDS encoding TOBE domain-containing protein yields the protein MPSRAVRPPSPSRNAPMAPAALSDALAHGPADRRVAVLREIGAGGSISQAARVVGVSYKAAWQAVDTLTNLAGVPLVERAVGGAGGGGARLTEAGHALLRTADALAQARAGILANAGASGAQASPSGGQAGQARAVRPAAGLALRTSMRNQWPCMVQALEPMGPVVRVWLRGESAAGQGAKAPEGGLRLCARITRESAELLGLQPGAAVLALCKATAVRVEPAQPVRTTARRVPEEGPSNAWSGRVARLSRGGAQGDEVSAELDAGVRMVGFAEPGSGLRAGRRVVMSVDESAVVLAVVDAV